In Choloepus didactylus isolate mChoDid1 chromosome 6, mChoDid1.pri, whole genome shotgun sequence, one DNA window encodes the following:
- the LOC119538666 gene encoding LOW QUALITY PROTEIN: olfactory receptor 51G2-like (The sequence of the model RefSeq protein was modified relative to this genomic sequence to represent the inferred CDS: inserted 1 base in 1 codon) has protein sequence MASSNHTGTYFLLTGLPGLEAVHTWLSIPLCAMYVASLTGNSLILWVVRSVPSLHQPMDYFLSMLAVTDLGLSASTLPTMLTIYMLGLREVALDVCLAQLFFIHTFSIMESSVLLTMALDHFVAISNPLHYGTILTSPRIASLGLVILVCSISLHIPAPIVLKRLPYCRNHQLSHSYCLHPDIMKVACADTHINSXYGLFVVLSTLGVDSVLTVLSYGLILQTVLSIASKAERLRALNTCVSHICAVLLFYTLMIGLCMIHRYGEQASPGSHVLLSYVHFLTPAVLNPVVYTIKTKQI, from the exons ATGGCATCTTCCAACCACACTGGCACATACTTCCTTCTCACAGGCCTCCCAGGCCTGGAGGCTGTGCACACCTGGCTCTCCATCCCTCTCTGTGCCATGTATGTGGCATCTCTGACAGGGAACAGCCTGATCCTGTGGGTGGTGAGGTCAGTGCCCTCCCTTCACCAGCCCATGGATTACTTTCTGTCCATGCTAGCAGTGACCGACCTGGGCCTGTCTGCCTCCACGCTGCCCACCATGCTCACCATCTACATGCTGGGGCTCAGGGAGGTGGCCCTAGATGTGTGCTTGGCCCAGCTCTTCTTCATCCACACCTTCTCCATCATGGAGTCCTCTGTGCTGCTGACAATGGCTTTGGACCATTTCGTGGCCATCAGCAACCCACTGCACTATGGCACTATCCTCACAAGCCCTCGGATTGCCAGCTTGGGCCTGGTCATCTTAGTGTGCAGTATCAGTCTCCACATCCCAGCCCCCATTGTGCTGAAGAGGCTTCCTTACTGCCGGAATCACCAGCTGTCCCATTCCTACTGCCTGCACCCAGACATCATGAAGGTGGCCTGTGCTGACACTCACATCAACA GCTATGGTCTCTTTGTAGTGCTTTCCACTCTGGGTGTGGACTCGGTGCTCACTGTCCTCTCTTATGGGCTCATTCTACAAACAGTGCTGTCTATTGCCTCCAAGGCTGAGCGCCTCAGAGCCCTCAACACCTGTGTCTCCCACATCTGTGCTGTGCTGCTCTTCTACACACTGATGATTGGCCTCTGCATGATCCACAGATATGGGGAGCAGGCTTCCCCAGGCAGTCATGTGCTGCTCTCCTATGTCCACTTTCTCACACCTGCAGTGCTCAATCCAGTTGTTTACACCATCAAGACCAAGCAGATTTGA